A region of the Hydra vulgaris chromosome 12, alternate assembly HydraT2T_AEP genome:
aacaaattaattataaaacacaacaacaaaaagttttatttaaattaagatcaaattaattataaaacacaacagcaaaaagttttatttaaattatgaacaaattaattataaaacacaacagcaaaaagttttatttaaattatgaacaaattaattataaaacacaacagcaaaaagttttatttaaattatgaacaaattaattataaaacacaacagcaaaaagttttatttaaattatgaacaaattaattataaaacacaacagcaaaaagttttatttaaattatgaacaaattaattataaaacacaacaacaaaaagttttatttaaattatgatcaaattaattataaaacacaacagcaaaaagttttatttaaattatgaacaaattaattataaaacacaacagcaaaaagttttatttaaattatgaacaaattatttataaaacacaacagcaaaaagttttatttaaattatgaacaaattaattataaaacacaacaacaaaaagttttatttaaattatgatcaaattaattataaaacacaacagcaaaaagttttatttaaattatgaacaaattaattataaaacacaacagcaaaaagttttatttaaattatgaacaaattaattataaaacacaacagcaaaaagttttatttaaattatgaacaaattaattataaaacacaacagcaaaaagttttatttaaattatgaacaaattaattataaaacacaacagcaaaaagttttatttaaattatgatcaaattaattataaaacacaacagcaaaaagttttatttaaattatgatcaaattaattataaaatcaacaGCAAAAAGAACgttttatttcaattctaaattcaaatttatgtttaaattccAAAAACTAACCTTTTACCTAAAATGTTAACATAAAAATTGCCTTCATAAAACGGGTttaggtcggcaattttttgctgatttcattttttctaattccaaaggctgtatattatatacatatatttaattataagtatatttatttagttatttttttaaattttattccttATTCAGTAAATTGCTTTAGACTTTaaactgtacttttttttaattaacaaaaaaatgtaaaaatttttttgtagttaacaaaaaaaaatgagaataattaaaatttttcaaaaaaatttttactttctatgaaatctaaagtttatttttttactttctatgaaatctaaagtttatttttttactttctatgaaatctaaagtttatttttttactttctatgaaatctaaagtttatttttttactttctatgaaatctaaagtttatttttttactttttatgaaatctaaagtttatttttttactttctatgaaatctaaagtttatttttttactttatatgaaatctaaagtttatttttttactttctatgaaatctaaagtttatttttttactttctatgaaatctaaagtttatttttttactttctatgaaatctaaagtttatttttttactttctatgaaatctaaagtttatttttttactttctatgaaatctaaagtttatttttttactttctatgaaatctaaagtttatttttttactttctatgaaatctaaagtttatttttttactttctatgaaatctaaagtttatttttttactttctatgaaatctaaagtttatttttttactttctatgaaatctaaagtttatttttttactttctatgaaatctaaagtttatttttttactttctatgaaatctaaagtttatttttattttgtttgttaaggcgtagtttatttaaagcctttatcaataaaaacagttttttggtTCCTTAGCGTATTAACGCAAAAATACCTGACTTTTCATTcgaatttatttcaaatttgtttaaaattttttggcaaGAGGTTGttctaaaatttacaaataaaaattagatgcCGATAGATATTCATTACAAATCATTTCAGatctttcataaaaagttttgttatttcCGTACTTCCCCATGATATATTGGCATAGCTGATGAAACATTGAAATAGGCCAACACATTTTCTTTGGAGAAACcaggataaattttcatcaataagatTTTCTAAGAACTTTATAGtgactaactttttaattagttttcatataaaaaaagatcaGGCATTTTAGGAGGCATATTTaactattgtatttttttatggaacaaaataatagtttgtttgcCCGAAACcaaatatttgctttatttaaatcaattttcacATCCATATAGAGTTTTTAGATAccattgttgaaaaaaaaactcctaAAGTACAATCTATattgttttagataaaataacttgttttaagtaaaatattaaaagattctATAAATTACGATTAGATTATAAATTATGCGCtcgaatagttttgaaaatacagaaattaATAATATCGGTCAATAGTTTGTAATCTCTGAGtgattattgtatttataaattggGATTGTTTTGGATATTTTGAAAGCATCAGAGAAAACACTTTAGTgataattttatgtatataaaacaaaGGTCTGCTGAGgttagttttgttaaaaacaactgTATTACTAGATTTTGTCACATCCGGGTgacttatttttctttaaataagaatatgctgctttaaattctttaaattatagCTTAAATTAGTATTAGTGATTTTggaactttttgaatttttataggTATTATGGtatattttaattgatgttAGTATCATTTTATTAGCAAGTTTTGGTCCAATTATTGTGAAACATTTgttgaaatcttttgaaaattactTTTGACAGAATATATCAATGTTGTCGATATTTTTTCTCTCAGGTAGTGAAGATggacttattttattttttcccattGTGTTGTTAGTTATGGCCcatgattttttgatattagaTTGGCTTTTTGAAACTAGCGTATTATAATacgatttttttgcatttttaatcaggcattagtaaaaataattttttgtaccTCTGTCCATTTTTAGtggcttaaattttttttaaaatttattatacagttTTCGTCTCCTTTTTGAGCGTTTCAATTGCAAGTTTATATACGGATAGGCAattgtttttgcttaattttactTCCTCGTATGGACAGGTTTTTTTGTTCAACATTTATGTCAACATATGGACAAGTTTCTTTGTTGGGCTATGACCAGAGCTcaacaaacaaacttaaataaattacctgCTTGTAGTTTACTTAAAAGGGTGTTAAAAgcttcattaaaaacattaggTATAGAGAAAAGTTtggaaaatttttagtttttggagAGTTAAGACagcaaaaataactatttatacactgaaatttttttatcctattaaaattattagtcaaaatataactattatatatttttatttacaaatagattAGTAATCGAAATTAAGAAATAGTCAAGTTTAAACAActtgataaaaacttaattttgcaACACAGActgtgataatattttttacaatctttatttataaaaaaagttttatttatatacattaaacaGTAATATTACATAAGCAAACATTTGACGGAGATTGGAGGATGGTTTGTTTGATACCTAATAGATAAGGTtaacagcaaatatatatatatatatatatatatatatatatatatatatatatatatatatatatatatatatatatatatatatatatatatatatatttatatttgtatatatatatatatatttatatatgtatatatatatatacatatatatatatatatatatatatatatatatatatatatatatatatatatatatatatatatatatatatatatatatatatgtagatatatatatttacatatttatatatatatatatatatatatatatatatatatatatatatatatatatatatatatatatatatatgtatatatatatatatatatatatacatttatatatatatatatatatatatatatatatatatatatatatcaaagtgTTAATATTTCCTCTAATGAAAATGTCTCCTCATCTTTACGAAAAATTTTCTGCGTTTTAGCAATCATGATGTTTTGACACAATCTGTCCTACTGTGAGttgcctgaaaaaaaaagttcaactttAGGTTCAGACTTATAAATTGCTGATGTTATAGCGGAATTTGAAGTCTTTTGAGTAATTTAACCACCTTTACACTTTTTTAACATGAACGTTTTGACAGCACGGATTGGAATTGACATTCCTAGcgcattaataatattttaaacagttttatttttattattaaataaggaaaaagatttacttttagGTAGACATATTTCTATTAATGccttttgtatatattttaatataaatagacGCGTTGAAGCGTtgacaaaaaactgttttatctaGCAGACTTTTATTTGAGTTATTTGCTTTTCAAATTCAGCTAAAACATACTTCTGCACGATAACGTATTTGTTATGAATCGTCTTAACATTGCTCTTAATTCTTATACCTTTTTATCATTGGGCCACAACTTAGTTCAGTAACCTGACATCACTTTCTTAAttactaatagattttttacattaattattgcgaaaaaaaagtaatagatttttttgttgctaaatctaaaaattagtttccacaaaaatgaaaaaatatattttagtttaaaattgattttccattttttttaagagaagTTATTTAAGAGAAGctgcaaaaatatttgctccaaattttatcaaaacttttatcatttttatgtaAGTAACATACAAGATCAATggcattttttgaaatttaaagccGTTTTGTTctagtaaaatattaaaaaggtaTTCAATAACATTAGATAGAAAaggcgtttttttttaaatatctatcaaataaaagcaaaaaaataaaaataaaaaaattcaaaaaatttaaaagatccaatacttttttgtaaatttaagttGTAAGTTTCGAGAGATCCTCCACAATAACAAAGGAATTTTCACGCGCGATTTTTTTCAGTCCATTCTGTACAAATCATCACAtaagtatgctttttttttaatgtgcgtataagttgatttattttctgatttttatagttaaatttttttgaaatgtatcttttaaaactttaaactttttttggcaCGATGTGAATATTGAAATTCCAAATGGAATAGGtggaactaaaataaaactaaatacaagtATTATGAGATCGTTTTCAAAGACAAAGTTATTGTGTTTTGTTGCAAGCTTATCTGTCATTTTGCTAACTTCACGAATATTACCAAGTTTTCAGCCGTCTTTAATACGCATCACAAAAGCAAATCAAGGTTTTGTAAGCAAGAAAAATAGTTCTTtaaataaaaggtaaaaaaatgtaaattagtcgtttgtttaaatttatgtttgtaaaatattctGTGTAAAGTATATATATGGCGCCCTTGAGTGTATTTTACACTCAAGGACGCCCACAGGATTTTTTGACGCTTCAGATACGGCACTTTCAGGCATTCTGCAAGCTTCAAATTCAAGTATATTCATACTTACATCAAACGAGTACGTTTTGAAAAGAAATGCGGTAAAGGAAGACTGAGAACAAAATAACCCAAAGAGTTTGACCCCGCCTACCCCAACGTGAAGACAAAgagttaataaattatttaattttactatcttatcaaattttaaattaatcagcAGGTTGTAAATTTCACCTAGTAATCTTTCGGTGTTCGAAAGTAATGATCATGTTTTTAATCCCctccctccccctcccccattattttccaaaaaagaaaagaaaattgggagttgtaaactttatatatatttagaacttCTAAACACTAAAAGAAAactaagataaaattaaaaacctgtcgatctatttaaatttagcataagattataaattttatcaactaCTCTCACATTTGGACTGGCGAGTTTTAATTTTTGGGGGTAATTTCGTTCCCAATCTTTCATCGCAgctttttttgcaaagtatacTCATTCGACATAAGTTTAAACATTCTTAAGTTTAGAGTTTGCATAATGCTTAAAAATATCAAACCTGAAACATCAAAATGTCCTTTGGGTGCCCATCTTGTACTTAGGGTGTGTTAGGGTGTACTTAGGGTGCATATCTTTACActgaattttttcatttttaataatgtataataaaaagtataacagTTTTGTTTTAGGAGTtgtataccaaaaaaaaacgttgttttCTTAAAGACTCATAAAACTGGAGGATCtactataacaaatatattaaataggTTTGGGGAATCAAGACGATTAACCTTCATTCTACCTAAACTGGGAGAAAATAGACTCGATTGGCCATGGTTTTTTCGTAAAGATTCGTTTTATCCTTTAAATGGAAGTACACCAAATATTCTAAACAACCATGCTAGATATAACCCTGACGTGATGCAAGAGATAATGCCCAACGATACTATATACATAACTATTGTACGTAATCCAATTACTCAGTTTGAATCAAGTTTTTCTTATATgacttttgataaaatattaggAATGCAAAATTCGACTGACCCATTagaagagttttttaaaaatcctgaGCAGGTTTTGGTTAACTATGTTCTCACGCAAGACTTGCGAATCAATAGCGATCGATTAAAGTTAATTAGGAATGGTATGTTTTATGATCTGGGCTTAGAgtctaaagattttaaaaaccagaaaaaaattCGATCGAgtattgaaaaacttgattCTCAATTCGATCTTGTCATGATCACAGAGTACTTTGAGGAGTCTTTAGTATTACTAAAGAGACTTATGTGCTGGGAAATTGatgatgttgtttttttccGTTTAAAACAAAGATCAACTGAGCTGAAGCGAACGATATCAAAGtctctccaaaaaaaaattatgcaatggAGCCAAGCTGATGTGCAATTATACAAACATTTCAATCGAACTTTTTGGACAGCTTTAAAAAACATAGGAAAAGATTTTTGGGACGAAGTGAATTtgctaaaagcaaaaaataaagtaatgtcCGACTTATGTCTGCAGCAAATGAACCAAGTTTCATCCGAACTTTTTCAAACAGTACAAACTAAACAGTACAAGCTAAGAACTAACATTCCATACAGCACCAGAGAGATGTGTAAAAGAATGACATGGGATGAGATCAAGTACGTAAAACATTTGAGAGAACTCCAAACAAGCAAAGATGAAAAGAAAGATTCAAAAGGAATACTTTTAAAAGCAACCACGTGGCTTTCAAATCagcttcatttttatttaatataaaatactctcctttttttatattttataattattttttatatttatttatttgaaaaaatatatttatttttttctttttattttttatatttcttaagataaaaaaagaatttcaataaaaaagcatatgttttgaaaattgatagaaTAAGTTATCtgcttcaaaaaattaaactatttaaaattaattgaaaaagtcTCAATAAATAATGTCTatgttatttgcaaaaatagATATCCAACTTTATTATGTAATCTGATTTTGTTATAAAACGCTTCAACGCTGCCGGTAAAAGGTGGTACAAACTTACAAATTTGCTCTGAGAGGAAATCTTTGATCTAAAACTAATTGATTTTGTGTTACcgatttttgatatttattgaatacaaaattaaacaggtaatcaattttaaaaatttgtaaaatatgtttagcttaatgttttgtatttaatattataaaagactttttttactttataatgtaTTTGGTTATTTAAAGTAGTTTGTGCATAATTCATGAACTGTTGATAGATTAGATAAGTCATAACCTACaattcttatttttgtttaaaatatattttgataatttaccGTTAAATTTCGTATCGAAATTCGCAATTTAAATGTGTTTGCCTAAATATGCATTTcaacttatattataaataagtttatttttaacaaagcaCAGTCATTTTAGCTTCTGTAGCTACGGCCTTTGCAATGAAGTgtctttttagttaatttttcagttacttttttaaccaaaatacTTAATAGTGTCttataatttactttgtaaaagacttttaaagaagtttaaaagGGCAACATAAGTTCAACCTGAGTGTTTTgcgtataataaaaaaattattttcagattataaatatttatctagtataagtattttaatcatttttttttaatttgtttttactttttatattttatttaatatgttctGTTTGTTTTTATGTAGAGGAAAGcacttagttttattttgaaatttaatttgcaATATAATTGAAGAGTGTCCTTCAAAACAGTTCTGCAATCAAAatggtatgaaaaaaaatcttatacccTAAAAGTTCAAGGACGTTTTAGAATATATGGCTTCGAAAGCTGTTAATAGGCAGCAGAGAAAAATCATTATCAGGCATAAAGATAATATATGGATAATAGACAAGAAGGTACTGAATTGAGAATTTTtcgtttttcaaattcaaagcCACTTCTGAGAGAAATGAAAGCCTTAAATGTATACgaactaaatgtttataatattttatttgtcaaagacaaatcaaaattttgccaaattttgatttgtctttGAAATGgactttaacttcttttaagcaaaaattaaaagaagttatcttttaagcagaaaatattttttcttgtttttagttcttttattttatatattttatccaatatatttatattttaaatgcacagttatatatagtttatattgatttatttttaatagtcaattttattttatttgttttattattatatttgatattgtaaagggcttcattaTAAGATTGtatgatcttctggaagtcctgccgattattatttgtaattacaacaaaagagaaaagaaaagtAACAAATATAGCAAAATTCATCATCGATTTTGATGTAGATTAAACAGTGCACATTTTGGGATGAAAACAAGTTTGATTGTCTTTTGTTAGCATACATTTAGCCATTCATAACGCCGTAAAAGTTGTTTCTTATTGATTTATGttctaaaaatttcttaaaacaatttttggttctgcataatatttgaaatagtaTGTAACTGTCaaacaattaaacaaataaaaaaaataacatctaaaactttaaaaaagtaaaaataactaaagataacttttaaacagtAAAATAGTATTGCATGAAATccatgtatataaatttaattttttcttggacagatttactcccaacaagattgcaagcaactaAAATTAAGTTAGGATttactacaaaataaaaaatagtgagAAAGACCAAGGAAATGGTAGactgaaaacttaaaaagttaatggTTGTATGAGTCTGGAAAATATTAGGATTGGAGAAAGTTCCAAAGAGTTAAAATGTGGGGAAAACAATTAGAAGAATAAAATCTGAAGAGCATGAAGGCACAGATACcttaaaaggatgcaactttcctgaatgacgagtcaagaatgagttttggttaatGGAGTTAAAGATGAAAGCT
Encoded here:
- the LOC100206557 gene encoding galactose-3-O-sulfotransferase 2 isoform X2, whose protein sequence is MRSFSKTKLLCFVASLSVILLTSRILPSFQPSLIRITKANQGFVSKKNSSLNKSCIPKKNVVFLKTHKTGGSTITNILNRFGESRRLTFILPKLGENRLDWPWFFRKDSFYPLNGSTPNILNNHARYNPDVMQEIMPNDTIYITIVRNPITQFESSFSYMTFDKILGMQNSTDPLEEFFKNPEQVLVNYVLTQDLRINSDRLKLIRNGMFYDLGLESKDFKNQKKIRSSIEKLDSQFDLVMITEYFEESLVLLKRLMCWEIDDVVFFRLKQRSTELKRTISKSLQKKIMQWSQADVQLYKHFNRTFWTALKNIGKDFWDEVNLLKAKNKVMSDLCLQQMNQVSSELFQTVQTKQYKLRTNIPYSTREMCKRMTWDEIKYVKHLRELQTSKDEKKDSKGILLKATTWLSNQLHFYLI
- the LOC100206557 gene encoding galactose-3-O-sulfotransferase 2 isoform X3 produces the protein MRSFSKTKLLCFVASLSVILLTSRILPSFQPSLIRITKANQGFVSKKNSSLNKRFGESRRLTFILPKLGENRLDWPWFFRKDSFYPLNGSTPNILNNHARYNPDVMQEIMPNDTIYITIVRNPITQFESSFSYMTFDKILGMQNSTDPLEEFFKNPEQVLVNYVLTQDLRINSDRLKLIRNGMFYDLGLESKDFKNQKKIRSSIEKLDSQFDLVMITEYFEESLVLLKRLMCWEIDDVVFFRLKQRSTELKRTISKSLQKKIMQWSQADVQLYKHFNRTFWTALKNIGKDFWDEVNLLKAKNKVMSDLCLQQMNQVSSELFQTVQTKQYKLRTNIPYSTREMCKRMTWDEIKYVKHLRELQTSKDEKKDSKGILLKATTWLSNQLHFYLI
- the LOC100206557 gene encoding galactose-3-O-sulfotransferase 2 isoform X1, which codes for MRSFSKTKLLCFVASLSVILLTSRILPSFQPSLIRITKANQGFVSKKNSSLNKRSCIPKKNVVFLKTHKTGGSTITNILNRFGESRRLTFILPKLGENRLDWPWFFRKDSFYPLNGSTPNILNNHARYNPDVMQEIMPNDTIYITIVRNPITQFESSFSYMTFDKILGMQNSTDPLEEFFKNPEQVLVNYVLTQDLRINSDRLKLIRNGMFYDLGLESKDFKNQKKIRSSIEKLDSQFDLVMITEYFEESLVLLKRLMCWEIDDVVFFRLKQRSTELKRTISKSLQKKIMQWSQADVQLYKHFNRTFWTALKNIGKDFWDEVNLLKAKNKVMSDLCLQQMNQVSSELFQTVQTKQYKLRTNIPYSTREMCKRMTWDEIKYVKHLRELQTSKDEKKDSKGILLKATTWLSNQLHFYLI